The Fibrobacter sp. UWR4 sequence CCTGCCGGAATATCTGGAAAAGATCATCTCCTTCGAGCCCGACGGATTTATCATCCAGGACATCGGTCTTGCCCGCCTGATTCGAGCCATCAGCCCCACCCAGGAAATTCACGCCAGCACCCAGATGACATTGGCCAGTGCGGAAGGCGTCAACCTGGTGAAGTCCATCGGCTTCAACCGCGCCGTGCTTTCCCGTGAACTTTCCGCAAAGCAGATTGCGGAAGTCAAGAAGGGCACCGATCTTGAAATTGAAGTTTTTGTCCACGGGGCACTTTGCGTCTCCTATTCCGGACAGTGCCTCACCAGCGAAAACTTCGGTGGCCGTTCCGCAAACCGCGGGCAGTGTGCCCAGAGTTGCCGCCTCACCTACAGCATTTACGTAGACGGCAAGGAATACCGGGACACCAACGCCATGTACCTGTTCAGTACCCACGACCTTTGCGCCCTCCCCAAGCTGGAGGAGTTGACCCAGATTGGAGTGGAATCCCTGAAGGTGGAAGGTCGCCTGAAGAGTCCCGAATACGTAGCAGCCGTCACCCGCGCCTACCGCAAGGCTCTGGACAATTCCGTAGCCGACCTGAACGCCAAGGATTTGGAACCGCTGGAAGTATTGTTCTCCCGCGGCCTTACTACAGGCTGGCTGGACGGTGACAACCACCAGGAACTGGTGGACGGCACCTTCAGCAACCATCATGGACTTTACCTGGGGCGCGTGGCCAAGGTGGAACGAAGCTCCGTCTTTGTGGAGCTTTCCGACAAGTTCATTAGCGATTTTATGGACGAGGGACTCCCCTATCCCGGCGACGGCATCCTCATCGAGGACAACAACTTCGGCGTAAGTCTTGGCAGCCGCCTCTATAGTGCGGAAATCGTGAAGAACGCCCACAACAAGCGTGGCGACGGCATGCGAGGCCTTGGCCCCCTGCTGCGTCTGGATTTTGGCCGGGATTTCGATACCCGAAAGATCGCCAAGGGCATGGACGTTTTCCGCAACGACTCCCCCGCCCTGGAAAAGGAACTGCGCAAGACCTTCACGGATAGGACGCTGGAAGTGAAGACTCCGATCAATATGAGTCTGGAAGGTTCCGTCGGTAATCCTTTGAAACTGAAGGTCTGGATGCCCAAGTATGCGGTGGAAGTCCGGAGCGAAACTGTTCTGGAGCAGGCCAAGAACGCCGGCGACATCGAAGGACTGGCCCGCAAGGAACTGGGAGGACTATCCTCTACCGCCTACGAGCTTGGATATCTGGAAGTCGCCCTCCAGGGAACGCCCTTTGTACCCGGGAAAGTTCTACGAACCATGCGTCAGCAGGCGGTACAGAAGCTGGACGAAGCACGCCTTGCCTGGCATGACCTCAAGATTAACGCCTCCCGCGGAAAACAGTTCCTGCAGGATATTTCCGCAAAGCACGCCCCTGCAAAGGCAGAACGTCCCGAGATTTCCGTGCTGGTCCGCAACCCTCAGCAGATTTCCGCCCTGAAGGGGCTCGACATCGACAACGTCATTATGGACTTTGACTGGGGCGTGAAGTACGATGAACCGCTAGAACAGATTCGTGACCTTGGGTTCAAGGCGGGCATGGCGACCCTCCGCATTCATAAGCCTGGCGAAAACCATTACCTCAAGAAAATTCTGGAACTTTGCCCCGACTTCGCCCTGGTCCGTAACCTGGGATCCATCTCCATCCTGAAGGATAGCGGCATTCCCCTGAAGGGAGACTACAGCCTGAACGCCGCCAACAGCGCAAGCTACGACTGGCTTTTGTCCCAAGGTCTCGACACGTTACATCCCTCCTGGGACTTGAACAGCGTGCAGCTTTTCGACTTGCTGAAAAACATCGACGGACGCCGTCTGGAGTTGACCCTCCACCAGTACATGCCCGCATTCCATTCCGAATATTGCGCCTTCGCCCGCGGTCTAACCACAGGCCGCCGCTTCCCGGAATGCGGCAAGATCTGTACCCAGCACAAGGTGGAAATCCTGGATCATAAGGGCGAAAAACATTTCCTGCAGTCCGACGCAGAATGTCGCAATACTTTGTTCGTAGGACGACCCCAATCCGCTTTAAAACTTTTGCCGCAGTTACGCACCAGCGGCGTCCATCACTTCCGCCTGGAAATGCTGCAGGAAGATGCCGAGACCGTGCGCCAGAAGGTGCTGATTTACACTCAGGCCATCCGCGGGAAAATCTCCATCGACGACGCCATTCGCCAGGCCGGCATCCAGGAAAAATACGGACTTAGCGAGGGGCAACTCTTCAATGACAGCACCTGGCAGGACCGCAAGAAATAAGGAAAAAGGTTAGGAGAAAAAACGTGAGGCACTTATCATTTATAGCGATTTTCGCCCTGCTCTCAGCCAGTTTATTCATCGGCTGCACCGACATCGGCTTAAGGGATAATCCCAACGATCCCGGTGCAGAAAACTTTCAAGATGGGGATGTGGTATCTGAGGGGGGTGGATACGGCTATGTCTACGACAGCCGGGATAAGCAGTCCTATAGAGTCGTAACAATTGAGAAAAAATACTGGTTTGCGCAAAATCTGAATTACGCAGCCAGCAATAGTTTCTGCTATGACGGAGTGTCTTCTAATTGCAAAAGCAGAGGACGGCTGTACCGTTGGGCAAGCAAGGACCTTTGTCCCGAAGGTTGGGCCGTTCCCACCAAAAAAGACTGGAACGAACTTTTCGATTACGGTAATGGGTACGCTAGATGGTTCCTTTCCAACGAAGGTAGAGTTTGGGGCGATGATGCATGGAATTTGAAAAACAATTACGGATTCTCCATCAAGCCCGCCGGTTACCGATCCGCAGACGGAACCTATAGAGGATTTGACAATCTGACCGGCTTCTGGACCCGGACCACCGAAAGCGACGAAAAGGCCTACTCCGTATGGGTAACATACGAAGACCCTTACCCGGATATCACTCCATACGGAAAAGACAACGCACTCTCTATCCGCTGCATCAAGGAGATATAATGAAGTTACTGCATATATCACTCTTGATGATTTGCCTTCTTTCCAGTTCCGCCTTCGCAAAATTCGTTGCTATCCTGGAAACCATCAGCTATCCGGACTCCCCCGCCTCCCAAAGCGAAAAGCTGTTTATTACCGACGAACTCCGCTCCGACGCCCTGGCAGTTCTTGGAGAACACGACTATGCCATTATGAGTCGTGAAAATATTTCAGAAATGCTCCCCCCGGGAAAGAATATTGAAGACTGCGAAGGGGAATGCCTGGTGGAAACAGGTCGAAACATCGCTGCAGACTATGTGGTCCAGGGGCGTGTAGGTCGATTCGCTGATGAACTGACTTTGACCATTGAACTGTATGAAACGTCTACTGCAAGATTCCTGGGGAGCATTACCTGTAAGCACGAACTGATCCAGGGATTGCGCCTGGAAATGAAGGCAAAGACCTTGGATCTATTCGGCAAGCTCCTTCCCAAGGTAACGGAAAAGCCCGATGAGAAAACATCAGAAGATGTCGATCTGAACCACACGGAGTATAGCTACAACGAAAACGACGTAGAAACGGACATCACGTATGTGGACGAGCATGTGGTTCCCCGCTGGGTCACCTGGACAGCCTTTACCTTGGGCACTATCGCAACCGCCATGGGTGTCCTAAGTAATATGGAAGTGAAATACGCCCGTCAGGAATACGACGATATGGGCGCCGGCTACTCCGTAGAAGCATTCAACGAACAATGGCGGGATGTAGAGTATACCAAAACGGCCAGAAACATTTTTTATGGCGTAGGAATACCACTTCTCGTGATAAGTACAGGGTTATTTATCTTTGACTAACCCGCCATTTACTATATTTTCGCCGTAAAATTTTTACTTAAAGGGTAATACAATGAAACGTACTCATAACTGTGGCCAGCTCCGTAAGGAAGATGTTGGCCAGACCGTAACTCTCTGTGGTTGGGTGGATCGTCGCCGTGACCACGGTGGTGTGATTTTTGTGGACCTCCGCGACAAGTATGGCAAGACCCAGATTGTGTTCAATCCGGATTACAATGCCGACGTTATCAAGAATGCAGAAACTCTCCGTAACGAATACGTGATTTGCGTTACCGGTAAGGTCTACGCCCGTGAAGAAGGCAACGCCAACGAAAAGCTGGCAACAGGCGACATCGAAGTGAAGATCAGCGAACTCACCATCCTGAACGCTGCCCAGACTTCTCCCCTGGCCATCAACGACCCCAACGAAGAATGTAAGGAAAACGACGACCTCCGCCTCCAGTACCGTTACCTGGACCTCCGTCGTCCCTGGATCCAGAAGAAGCTCATGCTCAAGAGCCGCTTCCTCCGCGCTGTCTACGACTTCTTCTATGAAAACGGTTTCGAAAACATCGAAACTCCGGTGCTCTGCAAGTCCACTCCGGAAGGCGCACGTGACTACCTGGTTCCCTCTCGTGTGAACGCTGGTAAGTTCTACGCTCTCCCCCAGTCTCCGCAGCAGTACAAGCAGCTCCTCATGATCGCTGGCATGGACCGCTACTTCCAGATCGCCAAGTGCTTCCGTGACGAAGACCTCCGTGCCGACCGTCAGCCGGAATTCACCCAGATCGACGTTGAAATGTCCTTCGTAGACCAGGACGACGTGATGGGCATGTTCGACAAGTTCGTTACCGAAGTTCTCGGTAAGGTTTGGAACTTCGAACCTCCCAAGAAGATCCGCCGCATGAAGTGGGCTGAAGCTATGCTCAAGTACGGTTCCGATAAGCCGGACCTTCGCTTCGACCTAGAAATCCATGACGTTTCCGAAATCGGTGCCAAGAGCGAATTCGGCGTGTTCAAGAACTGCGTTGCCGCTGGTGGCAAGATCCGCGGTATCGCTGCTAAGGGCTGCGTTGACTTCACCCGTAAGCAGATCGACGAACTCACCGCCTACGTTGCAAAGTACGGTTCCAAGGGTCTCGTATGGATGCGCGTCAAGGAAAATGACGAAGTTGAAACTCAGGTCGGTAAGTTCTTCACTACCGAACAGCTCAACGAACTCCGCGACGCTGTTGGCGCAAAGTGCGGCGACATGATGTTCTTCATCGCAGGTCCGGAAAAGATCGCAGCTACCGCTATGGGTCAGCTCCGTCTCGAAGTCGCTCGCATCAAGGGCCTCCGCGACCCGAAGAAGCGCGAATTCGTCTGGATCACTGAATTCCCCATGTTCGAATACAGCGACACCGAAGGCCGCTACATGGCTATGCACCACCCGTTCACCAACCCGCTGCCGGAACACTTGGACATGATGCTCTCCGGCAACCTGAAGGATTGCAACGCCGAAGCCTATGACCTTGTTCTTAACGGTGTTGAAATCGGTGGCGGTTCTGTCCGTATCCACAACCCTGAAGTTCAGGAAAAGGTTTTCCGCCTGCTCGGTCTTACCGAAGAACAGGTTAAGGAAAAGTTCGGCTTCTTCGTGGACGCCTTCAAGTTCGGCGCTCCTCCGCACGGTGGTCTCGCCTTCGGTCTGGACCGCGTTGTTGCAACTATGGAAGGTGAAGAATCCATCCGTGACTTCATCGCATTCCCGAAGAACACCAGCGCTTCTAGCCCCATGGACCAGTGCCCCAGTGATGTTGACCTGCAGCAGCTGCAGGACATCCACATCGCCGTGCAGATGCCCAAGAAGGCTTAATAAGTCGATGCTGACGCAAGTCAGCATGACCATCAGTCCTTCTGAACTTGTTTCAGAACCTGCTAAAAAAAGAACCTCGCAAGCGAGGTTCTTTTTTTTTACAAGCTGATTTATTTATTCATCACTTGTTCTTGGAATAATATCCGTAATAGCCGTATCCATATCCGTAACCGTACTTGCCGGCTTCACGTTCACAGTGATTCATGACGAAAGCCTTAGGCTTGTCGCCAAAGCGGTTAATCTTGTTAACGGATTCCTTGATTTCGTTCATGCTATGCTTTCCATAATGGAGAACAAACAGACTCATGTCCACCACAGGATAAATCAGTTCAGCGTCGGTGACCATGCTCATGGGAGGCGTATCTACAATAACGACTTCAAACTGTTTACGAGCTTCATCCATCAAGTTCTTGAAATTATCACCGCGTAAAAGTTCACTGGGAGAAAGTCGAGAGTGACCCGAGGAAACAATAAACAGGTTTTCCGCTTCAGGAGACGGCTTGGCAACTGCAGCCAATTCGCAAGTTCCACCAAGCAATTCAGCCAGGCCCATCTTACTTCCGCTATGATGAACGCCACGGCGCATATCAGCGTCAATTAGCAAGGTTTTCTTTCCGGCTTCTGCATACAGGGCAGCCAAATTCAGGGATACAAAACTCTTGCCCACCCCAGGAATCAAACCAGAAATCATCATCACTGGATGGCCTTGAGTCGGCAAGGTAAAATCAACAGAAGTCAGTAAGCTACGGAACGATTCACTTACACGGTCTTCAGGATCGGTAATGACAATGGGCCTGCGTTTCTTGCTCTTGGAAGACTTGCCATGATGTTCAGGAATCTTGGCATAAACGCTGACACCCGTGGTATTTTCTACTTCGGTACTGCTACGTACACCGTTATGGAGCATTCGGAGCAAGTAGATCAGAAGAGCGGCCATTACGAAGGATGCGGCGATTGCACCCATCAAGATATGCGTCTTCTTAGGTTTGCTGGGGCGGTCTTCCACCATGGCGTAGTCCACCACGCGTACGTTACCCACTTCGCCAGCACGAACCACTCGAAGCTGCTCGATATTGTTGAGCATGGTATTATAGATGGCGTTATTCACCTGGACGTCTTCCTGAAGGCGAAGCACTTCCTGCTGGGTCAAAGGCATCTTTTCGGCATTGGCCTTCAACTTTGCCAGTTCAGCCCGAAGCTTGTTCTGCTGCTTGGCAATGGTTTGTACAGCAGGATGTTCCTGCTTGAACAGGCGGGTCGCCTCCTGGTACTGCTGGTCCAGTTTCAGGAGCTGTTTTTGCAAGTCCACTTCTTTCTGCAAGTGTACTTGAGTTTCTCCCGTCAAATCCACGGAACCGATCTTATGGCGGTAATCCGCCAGAATTTTTTCGGAAGAATCCAGTTTCGCCTTAATGGAGGGAAGTTGCTTTTCCAGGAATTTCAGGGACTTTTCCGCTTCGGCATTACGTTTTTCCACATTGCGGCGAACGTAGGTATCTGCAATGGCATTCAAGATAGAAGCAGAACGATCCGCATAACGATGCTTCAGGGACACAGTAATAATGCCGGTCTGCTTCCCCTTTTCGCTAACGGAGAGCTTGTGAGCAAGGCTACGGATTGCAGACAAGGGCGTAAGCTGACGCAAGACAAACTGCTGACCTTCAATGCCGCGCATGAGGCGCACGCGCATCACAAGGGTGTCGCCAGCATAGGGCGCACGGATAGTTTCACCAATATCCGCCTTAGCAAGAACCGCACCTTCGGGAGTGATGACTTCATAAGAATTCACGCCTGTAACCTGGGCGATCCACTTTTCCTTACGGGCAATCTCAGGAATGTCCAGTTCGTCAATATCCATTCGGCCTTCACGATGCAGCAGACGATCCATCTTTCCGATGGGAACCGCATTGAATCGCAGGTGTTCTTCTTCGACAACATAAGCGAGAACGCTACGACTTTTGACCAGCTCAATTTCAGCATCAGAGGGGCTTGCCATATCAAGCAAGGCACCCATTTCACCCATGGCCCTGGAAACCTTATTACCACGAATGTCCACTTGAATCATGGCATCGCTGGTGTATTCGGGACGAATCCAGTTCATCAGGAGAAAACCAAATAGGCCACCCATCAAGAGGAAGACGAAAATGATATGTTTCTTGGCCCATAAAATTCCAATGACCTCAAGCAGGTCAATGGAATCATCTGTCTTCAAGGGCTCAGAAGCCTGATTTACAGAGTTTTTCTGATC is a genomic window containing:
- a CDS encoding U32 family peptidase; translation: MDVSKNNSPELLLPVGTRDMLEAAVKNGANAVYFGVPYWNARGRTEDFSMDDVRDMIRYARIHGVRTYLAMNVLVFERELQNLPEYLEKIISFEPDGFIIQDIGLARLIRAISPTQEIHASTQMTLASAEGVNLVKSIGFNRAVLSRELSAKQIAEVKKGTDLEIEVFVHGALCVSYSGQCLTSENFGGRSANRGQCAQSCRLTYSIYVDGKEYRDTNAMYLFSTHDLCALPKLEELTQIGVESLKVEGRLKSPEYVAAVTRAYRKALDNSVADLNAKDLEPLEVLFSRGLTTGWLDGDNHQELVDGTFSNHHGLYLGRVAKVERSSVFVELSDKFISDFMDEGLPYPGDGILIEDNNFGVSLGSRLYSAEIVKNAHNKRGDGMRGLGPLLRLDFGRDFDTRKIAKGMDVFRNDSPALEKELRKTFTDRTLEVKTPINMSLEGSVGNPLKLKVWMPKYAVEVRSETVLEQAKNAGDIEGLARKELGGLSSTAYELGYLEVALQGTPFVPGKVLRTMRQQAVQKLDEARLAWHDLKINASRGKQFLQDISAKHAPAKAERPEISVLVRNPQQISALKGLDIDNVIMDFDWGVKYDEPLEQIRDLGFKAGMATLRIHKPGENHYLKKILELCPDFALVRNLGSISILKDSGIPLKGDYSLNAANSASYDWLLSQGLDTLHPSWDLNSVQLFDLLKNIDGRRLELTLHQYMPAFHSEYCAFARGLTTGRRFPECGKICTQHKVEILDHKGEKHFLQSDAECRNTLFVGRPQSALKLLPQLRTSGVHHFRLEMLQEDAETVRQKVLIYTQAIRGKISIDDAIRQAGIQEKYGLSEGQLFNDSTWQDRKK
- a CDS encoding FISUMP domain-containing protein, whose translation is MRHLSFIAIFALLSASLFIGCTDIGLRDNPNDPGAENFQDGDVVSEGGGYGYVYDSRDKQSYRVVTIEKKYWFAQNLNYAASNSFCYDGVSSNCKSRGRLYRWASKDLCPEGWAVPTKKDWNELFDYGNGYARWFLSNEGRVWGDDAWNLKNNYGFSIKPAGYRSADGTYRGFDNLTGFWTRTTESDEKAYSVWVTYEDPYPDITPYGKDNALSIRCIKEI
- the aspS gene encoding aspartate--tRNA ligase, with protein sequence MKRTHNCGQLRKEDVGQTVTLCGWVDRRRDHGGVIFVDLRDKYGKTQIVFNPDYNADVIKNAETLRNEYVICVTGKVYAREEGNANEKLATGDIEVKISELTILNAAQTSPLAINDPNEECKENDDLRLQYRYLDLRRPWIQKKLMLKSRFLRAVYDFFYENGFENIETPVLCKSTPEGARDYLVPSRVNAGKFYALPQSPQQYKQLLMIAGMDRYFQIAKCFRDEDLRADRQPEFTQIDVEMSFVDQDDVMGMFDKFVTEVLGKVWNFEPPKKIRRMKWAEAMLKYGSDKPDLRFDLEIHDVSEIGAKSEFGVFKNCVAAGGKIRGIAAKGCVDFTRKQIDELTAYVAKYGSKGLVWMRVKENDEVETQVGKFFTTEQLNELRDAVGAKCGDMMFFIAGPEKIAATAMGQLRLEVARIKGLRDPKKREFVWITEFPMFEYSDTEGRYMAMHHPFTNPLPEHLDMMLSGNLKDCNAEAYDLVLNGVEIGGGSVRIHNPEVQEKVFRLLGLTEEQVKEKFGFFVDAFKFGAPPHGGLAFGLDRVVATMEGEESIRDFIAFPKNTSASSPMDQCPSDVDLQQLQDIHIAVQMPKKA
- a CDS encoding polysaccharide biosynthesis tyrosine autokinase, yielding MDSNDQKNSVNQASEPLKTDDSIDLLEVIGILWAKKHIIFVFLLMGGLFGFLLMNWIRPEYTSDAMIQVDIRGNKVSRAMGEMGALLDMASPSDAEIELVKSRSVLAYVVEEEHLRFNAVPIGKMDRLLHREGRMDIDELDIPEIARKEKWIAQVTGVNSYEVITPEGAVLAKADIGETIRAPYAGDTLVMRVRLMRGIEGQQFVLRQLTPLSAIRSLAHKLSVSEKGKQTGIITVSLKHRYADRSASILNAIADTYVRRNVEKRNAEAEKSLKFLEKQLPSIKAKLDSSEKILADYRHKIGSVDLTGETQVHLQKEVDLQKQLLKLDQQYQEATRLFKQEHPAVQTIAKQQNKLRAELAKLKANAEKMPLTQQEVLRLQEDVQVNNAIYNTMLNNIEQLRVVRAGEVGNVRVVDYAMVEDRPSKPKKTHILMGAIAASFVMAALLIYLLRMLHNGVRSSTEVENTTGVSVYAKIPEHHGKSSKSKKRRPIVITDPEDRVSESFRSLLTSVDFTLPTQGHPVMMISGLIPGVGKSFVSLNLAALYAEAGKKTLLIDADMRRGVHHSGSKMGLAELLGGTCELAAVAKPSPEAENLFIVSSGHSRLSPSELLRGDNFKNLMDEARKQFEVVIVDTPPMSMVTDAELIYPVVDMSLFVLHYGKHSMNEIKESVNKINRFGDKPKAFVMNHCEREAGKYGYGYGYGYYGYYSKNK